In Rutidosis leptorrhynchoides isolate AG116_Rl617_1_P2 unplaced genomic scaffold, CSIRO_AGI_Rlap_v1 contig46, whole genome shotgun sequence, a single genomic region encodes these proteins:
- the LOC139883845 gene encoding QWRF motif-containing protein 7, with the protein MNSTATETRRGHRQPSSRTTSPTPPSPRLLRSKSGAHPENIRLSCSSSSTLNSTNTSTNSTKRSKSTTKSRSSSINKENCDYQENNFLSKSRSSYDNNKNNKSSRSDGFVRFMKRDNDDVSNNASTSRKLKTRSGMGSPSAWALSPGRTSSFGTAAESPVVVAAAATTEKKRAGGGGMRGVFKYFRQKKKVSPMQEEEYHQFRVLHNTLLQWRFVNARSQTTMDNMKINVEEKLFSVWMRILKMRNWIMEKRIHVQNLKQEIKFYQIIAPQISLLNKWQKLDGKNLEAISRITRKLVGISLSLPLEDDAKADPIAMEEAMSKAVEVMDEIQVNITKFLLQVEKILYLVTELSSIAEQENEHLEEVEEILNLVSPLLEMEESLRAHLIQINDLVTEDLIFN; encoded by the exons ATGAACAGTACTGCTACTGAAACTCGCCGCGGGCACCGTCAACCGTCTAGCCGAACCACCAGCCCAACGCCACCGTCACCACGACTATTACGTAGCAAAAGCGGAGCCCACCCGGAAAATATCCGGCTTAGTTGCTCTTCTTCATCAACGTTAAATTCAACAAATACAAGTACTAATTCTACGAAACGATCTAAGTCAACTACAAAGTCAAGATCATCATCCATCAACAAAGAAAATTGTGATTATCAAGAGAATAATTTCTTATCGAAGTCTCGATCGAGCTACGACAACAACAAGAATAATAAAAGTAGTAGATCAGATGGATTTGTCAGATTTATGAAACGTGACAATGATGACGTCAGCAACAATGCGTCAACTTCTAGGAAATTGAAGACGAGATCGGGGATGGGGTCTCCGTCGGCGTGGGCTTTATCGCCAGGAAGGACGTCGAGTTTTGGGACGGCGGCGGAATCTCCTGTGGTGGTGGCGGCGGCGGCAACGACTGAGAAGAAGAGAGCCGGTGGGGGAGGAATGCGTGGGGTTTTCAAGTATTTTAGGCAGAAGAAGAAAGTGTCACCAATGCAAGAAGAAGAATATCATCAGTTTAGGGTTTTGCATAATACATTGTTGCAATGGAGATTTGTTAATGCTAGAAGTCAGACAACAATGGACAATATGAAGATAAATGTCGAG GAGAAACTATTTTCTGTTTGGATGAGAATCTTGAAAATGAGAAATTGGATCATGGAAAAACGAATTCATGTACAAAatctcaaacaagaaatcaaattTTATCAAATTATCGCCCCTCAAATTTCTTTACTCAATAAATGGCAAAAATTGGATGGCAAAAATCTTGAAGCAATAAGCAGGATCACGAGAAAGCTCGTAGGAATTTCCTTGAGTCTCCCTCTCGAAGATGACGCTAAG GCAGACCCGATTGCTATGGAGGAAGCAATGAGCAAGGCAGTGGAAGTAATGGATGAGATACAAGTCAACATCACCAAATTCCTACTCCAA GTAGAGAAAATACTTTATTTAGTAACTGAGCTTTCTAGCATAGCAGAACAAGAGAATGAGCATTTGGAAGAGGTTGAAGAAATTCTAAACTTGGTTTCTCCTTTGTTG GAAATGGAAGAGAGTTTGAGAGCACATCTCATTCAAATAAACGACTTGGTCACGGAAGATTTGATTTTCAATTGA
- the LOC139883849 gene encoding sec1 family domain-containing protein MIP3, whose protein sequence is MALTDVTQTCLDSITQISEHIEGAIVYLDAGCTESFQYSGAFSLLLEIGARAVCSLENVSPLDAVGDWNTNFDSARKIMVMTSRLLSDAHRYILRCLSTHQGVRRCMVFTSIAEVAHSAYPDSPLGPDAYQEYESLLFQDYVELVRKSKTKSGETEDDEGWSQLTTSTEPDFSRLFDNVSERNLHGDNQLNHAEDVGENLVVSVHHFPTILLPLSPRVFVLPSEGSVAEACLSVENEDSLSPGLPSLSTGKLYDGDDSPPGATLTANFLYHLAAKMDLKLEIFSLGDLAKTVGKILTDMSSLYDVGRRKRSSGLLLIDRTLDLLTPCCHGDSLVDRMYSSLPRREGTVYSHTKGSQSSLKRAPLDVKIPLAKILKEKESKSDTLSSCIETFTKSWDLFKASSESMDSVDLSNRVDESQLLDGSLVSTENFCGTPYLEAILDRKAKDGNVVVKKWLQETLRRENITVNMRNRAGAATKSDLQSMIKALAKSQSSFLRNKGIIQIAAATLAAFDEPNSDRWDAFISAEKMLRVSAGDTSQSLASQIGDLINKSALQKSGKAESSSQPLLTFRDALLLTAVGYMIAGENFPTSGLNGPFSWQEEHFLKEAIVDAILENPSAVKLKFLHGLTEELEANINSDKSKGNEKGKSNRSEMDDFDNDDDQWGNWGDDDTDISDDKDQVYSNVQLKLELRDRVDNLFKFLHKLSTLKMKNIPLSEGALTLESYSFTNRGLLHKIITRVLGKHDIPGLEYHSSTVGRLFKSGFGRFGLGQAKPSLADHNVILVFVIGGINCLEVREIQEALSEIGRPDVELILAGTTLLTPDNMFDLLLGDSSFM, encoded by the exons ATGGCTTTAACCGATGTGACCCAGACTTGCCTCGATTCCATTACTCAA ATTTCAGAACATATCGAAGGTGCTATTGTGTACTTGGATGCTGGATGTACTGAAAGCTTCCAATATAGTGGCGCATTTTCTTTGCTTCTGGAAATTGGGGCACGAGCTGTTTGCAGTTTGGAGAACGTTTCTCCTCTTGATGCT GTTGGTGACTGGAACACAAATTTCGATTCTGCAAGAAAAATTATGGTTATGACATCTCGTTTACTTAGTGATGCTCATCGGTACATTTTACGTTGTCTGTCCACACATCAAGGTGTTCGTCGTTGTATGGTATTTACATCCATAGCTGAG GTAGCTCATTCGGCATATCCTGATTCACCTCTGGGACCAGATGCGTATCAAGAATACGAGTCCCTACTTTTCCAAGATTACGTGGAGCTTGTAAGAAAATCCAAGACAAAATCTGGAGAGACAGAAGACGATGAAGGATGGTCGCAGCTTACAACTTCTACTGAGCCTGATTTCTCTCGCCTATTTGACAATGTTAGTGAGAGAAATCTTCATGGAGATAATCAGTTAAACCATGCTGAGGACGTAGGCGAGAATTTAGTAGTTTCCGTGCATCATTTCCCCACGATTCTTTTGCCCTTATCACCCAGGGTGTTTGTGTTGCCCTCAGAAGGATCAGTTGCTGAAGCATGCTTATCCGTGGAAAATGAGGACTCCCTTAGTCCAGGATTGCCTTCGTTGAGTACTGGAAAACTTTATGATGGCGATGATAGTCCCCCAGGGGCAACACTTACTGCAAACTTTCTTTATCACCTGGCTGCCAAG ATGGACTTGAAGTTGGAAATATTTTCCCTTGGTGATTTGGCAAAAACTGTTGGGAAGATTCTAACAGACATGTCAAGTCTTTACGATGTAGGACGCCGAAAACGATCATCAGGATTATTACTGATTGATCGCACCCTTGATCTTCTTACTCCATGCTGCCATGGGGACTCTCTTGTCGATCGTATGTATTCATCCTTGCCACGTAGGGAAGGGACAGTTTATAGCCACACAAAAGGCTCACAATCTAGCTTAAAACGTGCTCCTCTTGATGTGAAGATACCATTAGCAAAAATATTAAAGGAAAAAGAATCCAAATCAGACACACTGTCAAGTTGCATTGAAACTTTTACAAAAAGTTGGGATTTGTTTAAAGCTTCTTCAGAATCCATGGATTCAGTTGATCTCAGCAACAGAGTGGACGAGAGCCAACTACTTGATGGATCACTTGTCTCTACTGAGAATTTTTGCGGAACACCGTATTTAGAAGCTATATTAGATAGAAAAGCAAAAGATGGTAACGTAGTTGTAAAGAAGTGGCTACAAGAAACCTTGCGTCGGGAAAATATAACTGTTAATATGAGAAACCGAGCTGGTGCTGCGACAAAGTCAGATTTGCAGTCCATGATTAAAGCACTGGCGAAAAGCCAGTCATCTTTTCTAAGAAACAAAGGAATTATTCAGATAGCAGCAGCAACATTAGCTGCCTTTGACGAGCCAAACAGCGACAGGTGGGATGCATTTATCAGTGCAGAGAAAATGTTAAGGGTCAGTGCTGGAGATACCAGTCAGAGTCTAGCTAGTCAGATTGGTGATCTTATAAATAAGAGTGCTTTACAGAAAAGTGGGAAAGCAGAGTCGTCCTCTCAGCCATTACTTACTTTTCGAGATGCGTTGCTCCTTACAGCCGTAGGATATATGATTGCTGGTGAGAATTTTCCAACTTCTGGATTAAATGGCCCTTTCTCTTGGCAAGAAGAACATTTTCTCAAAGAAGCTATTGTTGACGCAATCCTGGAAAACCCGTCAGCTGTAAAATTGAAGTTTCTTCATGGTCTAACGGAAGAGCTGGAGGCGAATATAAACTCGGATAAGTCAAAAGGAAATGAGAAAGGGAAATCAAATCGATCTGAAATGGACgattttgataatgatgatgatcaatGGGGTAACTGGGGTGATGATGATACTGATATttctgatgataaagatcaagtgtaCTCTAACGTGCAGTTAAAGTTAGAGTTACGTGATAGGGTAGATAATCTTTTCAAATTCCTTCATAAGTTATCTACTTTGAAGATGAAAAACATACCCTTAAGTGAAGGTGCATTGACTTTAGAAAGCTATTCCTTCACAAACAGAGGATTGCTTCATAAGATTATTACAAGGGTGTTAGGAAAGCACGATATTCCAGGATTGGAGTACCACTCCTCGACTGTAGGGCGACTTTTCAAAAGTGGATTTGGAAGATTTGGTCTCGGACAG GCAAAACCTAGTCTTGCTGATCACAACGTCATTCTAGTTTTTGTTATTGGGGGAATCAACTGCCTTGAG GTTCGTGAAATTCAGGAGGCATTATCGGAAATCGGAAGACCTGACGTGGAATTGATTCTGGCGGGAACAACTCTTTTAACTCCTGACAACATGTTTGATCTTTTACTAGGAGACTCTAGCTTCATGTGA